The following is a genomic window from Campylobacter lari subsp. lari.
GTAAGGCTGAGCTTTTGCTAGCTATGGCTTATAATAATGAAGGTGCTCCTATAACGGTTAATGGTTTTAAAGATAAAGAACTCATAAATATGGGCTTTATAGCCTGTGAAATGGGTCATAATATCACTTTGACTATGGAGGGACTTAACGAGCTTGAAGCGATGATAGAAATTGCTAAAAATCGTTTCAAGCCAAAGCCAAACATAGGCTTAAGAGTACGTTTGCACTCAGCTGGAGTTGGAATTTGGGCAAAAAGCGGTGGTATAAACTCAAAATTTGGTCTTACTTCTACTGAATTAATAGAAGCTGTAAATTTGTTAAAAGCTAATAAACTTTTAGATCAATTTACTATGATACATTTTCATCTTGGCTCGCAAATTACTGAAATTCATCCTCTAAAAAAAGCTTTAAATGAAGCGGGTAATATCTACACCGAGCTTAGAAAAATGGGAGCAAAAAATTTAAAAGCCATTAATCTTGGCGGGGGTTTAGCAGTAGAATACTCTCAGTTTAAAAACGAAACAAGCAGAAATTACACCTTAAGTGAGTATGCAAATGATGTGGTTTTTATATTAAAAAGCATTGCTGAGCAAAAAAAAGATCTTGAGCCTGATATTTTTATAGAAAGTGGGCGTTTTGTAGCGGCTAATCATGCTGTTTTAGTAGCGCCTGTTTTAGAGCTTTTTTCTCAAGAATACACAGAAAGCAAGCTTTTATTGAAAGACAAAAATCCTAAATTAATTGATGAGCTTTATGATTTATACAAAAGCATAAAAGCTTCTAATGCATTGGAATACTTACACGATAGTATTGATCATATGGAAAGCATTTTAACTTTATTTGATTTAGGATATGTGGATTTACAAGATAGATCAAATAGTGAAATTTTAGTGCATTTAATCATGCGAAAGGCTATTTCTTTGGTGGGTGATCAAGCTGATTTATCAAGCTTGCAAAATGAAGTGCAAGAAAAATATTTGGTGAATTTTTCTTTGTTTCAATCTTTACCTGATTTTTGGGGTTTAGAGCAAAATTTTCCTATCATGCCTTTAG
Proteins encoded in this region:
- the speA gene encoding biosynthetic arginine decarboxylase, translated to MIDYGINIWGANNFIIEGGKVCVNHGKKPAIIDIVNTLRDDGYKGPLLLRFPHLIHKQIEQIYEKFAKAKKEFNYKGSFNAVYPLKVNQYPGFVKNLVNLGKEYNYGLEAGSKAELLLAMAYNNEGAPITVNGFKDKELINMGFIACEMGHNITLTMEGLNELEAMIEIAKNRFKPKPNIGLRVRLHSAGVGIWAKSGGINSKFGLTSTELIEAVNLLKANKLLDQFTMIHFHLGSQITEIHPLKKALNEAGNIYTELRKMGAKNLKAINLGGGLAVEYSQFKNETSRNYTLSEYANDVVFILKSIAEQKKDLEPDIFIESGRFVAANHAVLVAPVLELFSQEYTESKLLLKDKNPKLIDELYDLYKSIKASNALEYLHDSIDHMESILTLFDLGYVDLQDRSNSEILVHLIMRKAISLVGDQADLSSLQNEVQEKYLVNFSLFQSLPDFWGLEQNFPIMPLDRLNKKPTRSASIWDITCDSDGEISYSKDNPLFLHDIDVEAEDYFLGFFLVGAYQEVLGMKHNLFTHPSEACISINEKGFEVESVLEAQSILDTLEDLDYDIHAIMDNINEKIYASKLVNENQKKHILGEIYLFLNDNGYLKSIGSK